The following are from one region of the Anomaloglossus baeobatrachus isolate aAnoBae1 chromosome 1, aAnoBae1.hap1, whole genome shotgun sequence genome:
- the LOC142296048 gene encoding perilipin-2-like codes for MAETVEQQQQNVVVRLINLPFVSSTYDMVSSTYVTTKDNHPYLKSVCDVAEKSVKSITSVAITSAMPILQKLEPQIALANNIACVGLDKIEERLPILYQSSEKVVANASEAVVGARDAVIHSITGVVDKTKGAVQESVEMTKAVVNGSINTVLGSRVVQIISDRVDSALTRSECLLEQYLPQTDEEQAKDTAETQGIELSQDKPGYYVRLGSLSTKARRRAYQQALTRVKDAKCRSQEAIAQLQNTIDLIEYARKNINNANQKIHDAQENIYNKWVEWTKGSREDAGGETEGAEEIESRTLAIARHLANHLQSTCLSLVSSVQGLQQNLQNKAQSISAMAADIYQNFHSASSFRDMSDSLLTATKDKITQIKDGMDEMITYFINNTPLNWLVGNFTPELAGSQDKEEEIDDGGSDKK; via the exons aatgtggtggtaAGGTTGATAAACCTCCCATTTGTGAGCTCTACATATGACATGGTGTCCTCCACCTACGTGACCACTAAAGACAACCATCCCTACCTGAAGTCTGTATGTGACGTCGCAGAGAAAAGTGTGAAGAGCATCACTTCTGTGGCCATCACCAGCGCCATGCCAATCCTGCAGAAACTCGAGCCTCAAA TTGCTCTGGCAAACAATATTGCCTGCGTTGGACTTGATAAAATTGAAGAAAGGTTGCCTATTCTGTATCAGTCTTCTGAAAAG GTTGTGGCTAATGCCTCAGAAGCAGTTGTTGGTGCCAGAGATGCTGTTATCCATAGTATCACAGGAGTAGTGGATAAAACCAAGGGAGCTGTGCAGGAGAGTGTGGAGATGACTAAGGCTGTTGTAAATGGCAGCATTAATACTGTTCTGGGAAGCCGTGTAGTGCAGATCATAAGCGACCGTGTGGACTCTGCACTAACTAGGTCTGAATGTCTTCTGGAACAATACCTGCCACAAACAGATGAAGAGCAAG CGAAGGACACAGCTGAAACACAAGGCATTGAGCTGTCCCAAGATAAGCCTGGCTACTACGTGCGCCTGGGATCCCTCTCTACTAAGGCCCGCAGGCGTGCTTATCAACAGGCCCTGACCAGGGTGAAGGATGCCAAATGCAGGAGTCAAGAAGCCATTGCTCAGCTCCAGAACACCATTGACCTG ATTGAATATGCAAGAAAGAACATAAATAATGCAAATCAGAAGATCCATGATGCTCAAGAGAACATATACAACAAGTGGGTGGAGTGGACAAAAGGCTCCAGAGAAGATGCTGGTGGAGAAACTGAGGGTGCAGAG GAAATTGAATCCCGCACACTGGCTATTGCCCGGCATCTTGCTAATCACCTGCAAAGCACATGTCTGTCTCTGGTCTCCAGTGTCCAAGGTCTTCAGCAAAACCTTCAGAACAAGGCTCAAAGTATTAGTGCCATGGCTGCAGATATCTATCAAAACTTCCACTCTGCCTCTTCCTTCAGAGACATGTCTGACAGCCTCTTAACCGCCACTAAGGACAAGATTACACAAATAAAGGATGGTATGGATGAGATGATAACCTACTTTATAAATAACACTCCACTAAATTGGCTGGTAGGTAACTTCACTCCAGAACTGGCTGGTAGCCAAGATAAGGAGGAAGAAATTGATGATGGAGGCTCagacaaaaagtaa